From the Triticum urartu cultivar G1812 chromosome 4, Tu2.1, whole genome shotgun sequence genome, the window GGGATTCTCAAGTACGACTTGAGCTCTAATTGCTTATCACTGATTGATGCGCCGCTTACGAGGCCGGCCATTGTCTGGCCCGCTATCCTCATGGCAATGGAGGATGGCAGCTTGGGGTTGGCACACTTGGGTGGGTTAATCCTCCACCTATGGTCAAGACAGATAGGTTCCCACGGAGTTGCGTCATGGACTCAGCGTAAAGTCATCGATCTCAAGGAACTTCTCCCCATTCAAAATCCCAAGAAAAGAATTAGCGTTATTGGGTCTGTGGAAGGCCATGATATCATTTTCGTGACCATAGATCTTGGCATCTACGAGATTAATTTGAAGACACTACGGTGGAAGAAGCTATGGAAGAGAGAAAATTTCCGCTCTTTGATTCCATACATGAGCTTCTACAATCGGCAAGGTATATCTATATGCCCTTTTCTTCTGTGATTTGGAACAGTTCTTCAGTAATGAGTATACCAGTTGGTGAACGATTTAGTTTCAATGTTTAGGCAGATGGGTAGTTATTTTTTATGTATCATTCtcgaatatatatatatatatatatatatatatatatatatatatactcgaGCAAACTTTCAGTGCTATGTACACTCGAATGTTACACCTAATTATTCTTATGCCTACCTATGAGTGCAATTTAATATAGTACCATGTCTTCTACTTTTTGGAATCACACTGATAAATCCATGTTTGCAGAAAAGGTGACGCCCTGCAAGCCATTGACAACATATGCTTGAATATGCTTAAGGGCAGGAGTCCATTCTCATCAACATGAGAAATGACTATTTGAAGGCGACATGGGTCTTGTGATCGGTGTCAGTATTCGGTAACTGTTTTAATGCAGTGGTGCTTATTTTCTCAGTGTTTTTGGATTTTGTCAGCAAGTTTGAGATTTTCCCTGCGTTAATGGTGTGTGTAAGCAGGCTAATGAATTATCTCGTAATGAACTTCCAATTTCTTCAGCATCAGTTATTTGCTTAGTTTTTTAATTAGCTTGAAAATGTACCGTGGGCACTGGCTTTGTCTTACCATTGTAAAAACTCTACAGTTTGCTCTCGTAGCTTTGAGCGAAAACAGAGAACATGGATGATGGCATGTTTAGAGGTAGTGATTTCCGTTGCCAAGAAACTGCGATGGTTTCTGCATGCTGGCTCACTGGTATGACTTAATTAATTTTGTGAATTTGATTAGTGCTAGAGGTCAAGTGCTGATGTTACTGAAGAGTAAAGAGTATAGCATGCAGTTCCTTGTTTGTATCCAGCAAGCAATGTTACTGAAGAGTGAAGAGTATAGCATGTAAACTGAAATATTGAGCTGTAAGTTGAGGGAACTGACAGTATGGCAGGATCTGAGTTGCATGAAGATCTCAGAGGTTTTACTGCTATAGATGCTCCACAAATCTATTAGGTATTAGGCTGCTATTTGTTGCATATTTTAAGCCTACGGTGAATATAACAGTAGACTGCAATGCCCATGTAGTGAGATGAAGATATATATGTTTTGTCACACATACTGCTAGGCTACAGTGTTCATTGCAACTGTTTTAATTTGTTATAATTTCCAGACTGGGTTCACGGAGTTTCCTTATTTCTTAGACAAGATCTTTCACTCAAAAGCATCAACACACATTTCTATGTGCATTCTTGACCTATATTTATGGAAGAGGCAAGGCTCTGTTCCAAATGCCTGATACCTAATTAACTCTGTTCATTCTTCATGGGCAAAATGAGTTGCCTCCTCTTCTCTCTTTAATATTTTCTTCATGTGTGGGTGTTTGGTCGTTGGTAATCTGTTTTCTTTACAGAGGGATAATATATTTGGATTTTATAATTTTCACATTGCTTGAGAATTGCTTGTTATGTTGGCTGAGTATGTTGAAGAGCAATATGCCACTCTAGTAAATTAGCTATACATGGTGATGATTGATCCCACCCCACCATGGTGACACATATTATGTGGGCATTGTTCTTCTGCAGTTTTTTGTTCTCCATATCAAATTGTGGGACTCGATACGATACGTGCTTTTAGGCAATTGTAATTGTTCATTAGGGTGTGGAATATGGTCCTAACCGCTATGTGCTGGACTCGACTTGACGGGATACATTCTGAAGCTTAACATGGTAATGTGTTATGTGGCTGAGACTCCAGATGCTTTTGATTGCACATGAAAGATTCAGTATTTCCAGAATTCTGCATTTAACTGCCTAATCTCTCCTCCATATACTTCATAGCGGGTATAGAGTTCACTGAGCAATCAAAGGTTATTACTAAGATAGTATCTTAACACGTGAGGATCATGGCAAATTTTTAAATCCACTATTAGGCTTTCCTGCAGTTACCAAATAACAAAAAGATTTACAAAGAATTCATAGGCTAGtttatctatatctatacctactattaaagggaggTGATATTCTTGGTTTGGTCCCGTTTCGTTTGGTCCCGCTTCAATTAATTTCACGTACGCTATTTGGTTTCGTTACTTGCCATCCGTTTTGGTCCAACGGAGAAAGCCCACCTGGCGGTGCACTAAGGCTCAGGTCCGGAGAGTTGGCAAAAAATAAAATTGCCGATGGGAGGATTCGATCTCATAACCTGCGAACCGGCCATGCACCCAGCTAGAGATATGAAAGGATTTTTTTTTCTctcgttgcaacgcacgggcctttTTGCTAGTAATCCACAAAGGGGATTCCAACATTTCAAAATAATAGGAAAGGTTCATATGTCACGGATTTTGTCTCAGGCACGATATACGATTCGCACATCGTGTCCCCGTCAATAAGAAAGATGGACAAAACTTTCTTTACAATCTTGCCCAGAAAATCTGGAACAGCATGTGGCATCTTGCCAAGATTTGCACTCTTGAAAGTATGGAAGATTTGCACTCTGAACACGGATTGTTCCATGAACAGACGGGATGGTTTGCCCTTCTGTTTCTGGTCATGTCTGGCTACAAAACTGAAAGGTCTGAAGCATGGAGCACTTGGCATAGTAGCATGTGGTTTTTTCGACTGATGATCGTTCTCAAGTTCAGAGATATGTTATGGATCACGGGAGTAGGAGCAAGGCAAGGCAAGGCTTCTCTGTTCCCTTTCTTTAAAAACGTTGGATTTTATGTAGTTATTAGTTACATGGAGGGTTCAGTGCTTTGAAATGCTGATTTTCTTTATTTTGACCCCGTGTTTGGGAATTTGTACAAAATAAAGTTTCTGAATATATAGCTTGTGAACTTGTATCCAGTGAGCTTCTTTGTTTTGTTAAATTTGACGATTACAATGCATTTCGCTGGAGTTTCTTCACAGCTTTTCTTTGAAAATATATAACATAATACGAAGCTAAATCATAGATGTCGTACAGACATGATTCAAGTGAAGATTATCACCACATCTCCCAAAAACTGATAGGGAAACTATACGAAATGCATCGTACAGGAAGTGTGCAGAGCTCCGCCCACCAATCAAGTCGCCATTGCGTCAAGGGCAGTCGCACCGTTCGCTCGCGTCACCATGCACGGCCGCCTGACACTCCCATCCAGTGCCAGCATCGCTTTGATGTTTGCGTCTCGGAGGCGCACTGGCGACGGCAG encodes:
- the LOC125554360 gene encoding uncharacterized protein LOC125554360; the protein is MPYEGPFRVVVVNLDMNEDDGDCVAHVCVSSPVTAEWSEPGSDSHFDGWSKPCSALHLVIADPLIDSLPPVLVDNALHFRLTFDDERVGILKYDLSSNCLSLIDAPLTRPAIVWPAILMAMEDGSLGLAHLGGLILHLWSRQIGSHGVASWTQRKVIDLKELLPIQNPKKRISVIGSVEGHDIIFVTIDLGIYEINLKTLRWKKLWKRENFRSLIPYMSFYNRQEKVTPCKPLTTYA